CCTGAATCTCCACCGGCAGGGTTTGCACCTCGGTGGGCGCGAGTTCCGAGAATACCGAAGCCACTCGGGCGTGGACCACCGGAACCCCGAACGCCGCCCGAGAGAAATCGAGCGCCCTGCCGGGCACAGTCACGGGGAGATTCAAGGGGCCCGGGTCCGGGAGTCGCTCTCCCCGCTGGAACATCCACGGGTCGTCCACCTCCCGACCTTGAACATCTGTGGGGGTGCCGAGCAACCACCGCCCCCGAACGGTCATGTCGTCAAACAGGTCGAAGTACCGCTTTGGCATAGGCTCATTGTGGCGCCGCTTCTAGGTGCGCGTCACCAGCTTGTTGAGGTCAGTCCCTGGGGTGGCGATCTCCTGCCCCAACTGGCCAAGCTCGGCTGTCAGCGCCTTGCGGCATTGCTCCATGGTGCGGCAGTCCCGCACCGAGGTACTCAAGCGCCGGAAAATTTCCTCGTGATACTCCTGTGGATGAGGCCCCTTGTGGCCCTTGACGTGGACGATGTTGGCCGGGTCGTCCAGCGTCATGCCCGCCCTGTCGAAGATCTTCTGGAACTGTGGGGACCACGGGCCTGCATTGTTCGTGGACTTCCACCACTTGTTCGTAGCGATGTGGTGGTCGTGGCCTTCCTGGTCCACCGGACCGGCAGCCGCGCCACCCATGGCCCGTGCCGTCATGGCCACCGCGTTGGGGGCCAGTGCCACGGTGACGGCCTC
Above is a window of Pyxidicoccus xibeiensis DNA encoding:
- a CDS encoding imm11 family protein codes for the protein MPKRYFDLFDDMTVRGRWLLGTPTDVQGREVDDPWMFQRGERLPDPGPLNLPVTVPGRALDFSRAAFGVPVVHARVASVFSELAPTEVQTLPVEIQGQSEQFFILVATKLIRCIDDKASKQVLKWMPEDGTPEKVGEYRNVRGMRIDASQVGDAKVFRPWGWPIALIVREEIRTALERMGATGTKVEEV